A stretch of the Pygocentrus nattereri isolate fPygNat1 chromosome 29, fPygNat1.pri, whole genome shotgun sequence genome encodes the following:
- the nppal gene encoding natriuretic peptide A-like has protein sequence MLSSVSVLCLCSLLLLNLAGAKPLSGLQAIKDLLEEEQEANVPYLGTEDASMEHRGSSPEDSGTENALERVLGDLLAVSKRSWSRFKKGGLRSCFGVRLERIGSFSGLGC, from the exons ATGCTCTCCAGCGTCTCCGTTCTCTGCCTGTGctcgctgctgctgctcaaCCTGGCCGGTGCCAAACCGCTCTCCGGTCTCCAG GCCATTAAAGATCTTCTGGAGGAGGAGCAGGAAGCCAATGTGCCATATTTGGGCACTGAAGACGCGAGCATGGAGCACAGAGGCTCGAGCCCGGAGGATTCCGGCACAGAGAACGCGCTAGAACGCGTGCTGGGAGACCTGCTGGCCGTGTCCAAGCGCTCGTGGAGCCGCTTCAAGAAGGGTGGACTGCGCAGCTGCTTCGGGGTCAGGCTCGAGCGCATCGGCTCCTTCAGCGGGCTGGGCTGCTGA
- the nppb gene encoding natriuretic peptides B has protein sequence MRPSCIPSACFLLLLSIQLLSALPLQNGPFTNEDMDVLKLLLARLEETIPAPMQDQPQLPKVPKLEDAVVSEEDGHPLPQMDVRDYLSARDLKNVKLDSGSKKYSACFGRRLDRIGSMSTLGCNTIGRNNPKRK, from the exons ATGCGTCCATCCTGCATTCCTTCTGCTtgctttctcttgctcttaAGCATTCAGCTCCTCAGTGCACTCCCACTGCAAAATGGTCCCTTCACTAATGAAGACATGGATGTCTTAAAG CTTTTGCTTGCCCGTCTGGAAGAGACAATTCCAGCTCCAATGCAAGATCAGCCACAGCTGCCCAAAGTGCCAAAGCTGGAGGACGCTGTGGTTTCAGAGGAAGATGGGCATCCCCTGCCTCAGATGGACGTGAGAGATTACCTCTCAGCCCGAGACCTGAAGAATGTGAAACTTGACTCTGGCTCCAAGAAATATTCTGCCTGTTTTGGGCGCCGATTGGACAGGATCGGTTCCATGTCCACTCTGGGATGCAATACAATTGGACGCAACA atcCAAAGAGGAAATGA
- the nppa gene encoding natriuretic peptides A produces the protein MVKGLILAGLLVLLCHEVAVQAHVLTRHNSANSISKLKSLLQQFEEALAAEEGTEGAVDYEDRSQSQAAPGWERNREEQPPPGEEPSPEENLEAQKKNLMDLLLSTRSKGFSGCFGGRLDRIGSSSSLGCNSMRG, from the exons ATGGTTAAAGGACTTATCCTAGCAGGACTACTGGTCCTGCTCTGTCACGAGGTCGCCGTACAAGCTCATGTGTTGACTAGACACAACTCAGCCAACAGCATCAGCAAACTTAAG AGTTTGCTGCAGCAGTTTGAGGAAGCATTGGCAGCAGAGGAGGGCACTGAAGGAGCCGTGGATTACGAGGACAGGAGCCAGAGCCAAGCTGCTCCAGGCTGGGAAAGAAACAGGGAGGAACAGCCTCCTCCAGGTGAGGAGCCCAGTCCTGAAGAAAATCTTGAGGCACAGAAGAAAAACCTCATGGATCTCCTCCTATCCACGAGGAGCAAAGGCTTCTCTGGCTGCTTTGGGGGAAGGCTGGACCGTATCGGCTCGTCCAGCAGCCTCGGGTGCAACTCCATGAGAGGTTAA